From the Paucidesulfovibrio longus DSM 6739 genome, the window CCTGCAAAGCGTCGTTTTCCAGTACGTTTTCGAGAATCTGCTCCAGGTTCTCGAAATCCTTCAGGGCCAGTTCGCTCTGGCGGCCGTCGATAACGATCATGGGGTTCTCCTTTCCCTTGGCGGTTGAGCTGAATTTTTTTCCGTCAGTATCTCACGCCGCCAGACATTCAATAACCGTGCCGGGTCATTGCAGGGCTCGGAGCAAAGCCTCCATGAGCGAGCGGTAGCGACCGGCCAGGGCCACGATGCTGTCCAGCCTGTCCCCTTGCGCCTGCGACTCGAATCCCCAGAGCAAGCCCACGACTTCCAGGTCCGGATCGGCCTCGAGCACGCCCCGAAGCCGCTGCCAGGTGGCCAGAAACTTGTTCTTCATGGCCTGCATGGGGTGGGCCGCGAGCACCTCCGCCTGACGTTCCAGCAGAAAAAGAAGTTCCCGTGCTTCCCCCAGAATGCCGCGCAGCCGCTCGGCGCGTTCCGGGCTGAGTCCGTGCGCCTCTTCCACGCCCTCCAGCGGCTCACCGTCAAAGAGTCGACGGTAATACCGCCGTTGCAGAGCGATCCAGCGCGTCCTGTCGCAGGAGGCGTGCCCGGAAAGAGATACAAAATCCATCAACCCGTCTGCTCCGCGCACGCTCCGCCAGGCCCGCGTCCCGGCGTTGTCCCGAGCCTCGCCCGTCGCCGTCCCAGCGACAAAGCCATGCACGGCCTCGGCGCGCACGGCCCACCGGCAACGGTGATCGTTCGGGCAGGCCGCGCCAAAAGCGCAGGGATGACAATCGAGATCCGGCTCGAAGCAGAGGCTGCCCTCGCGGTACGGTCCGGTGTCGAAGGGCTGGGCCGTGGCCAGGAAAACAGCGGCCACGGGCGTTCCCAAACCCGCCGCCAGATGCATGGTCCCGGTATCGTTGGTCAGCAGCAGGTCGAGCCGGGTGAGCACGGCCCCCAGCAGCGGAAGCGACGTGCGGCCCATGAGGTTGACGGCCGGGCCGTCGTATTCGGCCAGAAAACGTTGGCCCAGCGCCGCCTCCGCTTCCGTGCCCAGCAGCACGGGCACCAGGCCCTCTTGCAGGGCGAAAAGCCGCGCCGCCTCCACGAAACGCGACACGGGCCAGCGCCGACGCTCCTCGCTGGCGCCGAGCTGCACGCCGAGCCAGCCGGAAAGTTCCGCGCCGTCGGGCAGGGCCTCCGAGAGCAGCGCCTCGGCCTCGGCCAGCAGCCCGGATTCCTCGTCCTCCGTGTCCGATCCCGGCAGGCGCAGGTCCGGGGAGGCGTCCTCGTGCCGCAGGCCCGCGGCCCGGCGAAAAAGATCCACCACGTTGAAGGGGCTTGCGCCCCGATTGCCGGAAGCCAGCTGGAGAAACGCGCTCCAGGAGGACGTGTCCGCATTGAAGCCGTGCTCGTCCACGCCGAAGCCGCGCACGCTGCCGGGACCGAGGTCCAAGGCCAGGGAGCGGGCCAGCAGCCGCGCAGGCAGCGACGGGGTCAGGTTGACGATCAGATCCGGCCCGAAGACGTCCGCGACCTCGCGGCGGATGTCCGCGAAGCCGTGGACCGCCTCGCGCCAGTCGCGGTCCAGGGCGGCCAGCAGACGGGAACCGGGGAAGGCCGCGACCCATTCCACGCCCCGGAGCAAGGCCGCCGCCGAAGAAAAATTGTCCAGACAGAGCAGCCCCACCCTGCAACCGGCGGCGGCGAATCCGGAAATCACGGGCTGGGTCTGGATCAGATCCCCGAAGCGGGTCAGGTTCAATATCAATATCTTCATGGCTCCGGTTCATACCCCGAACCGAAAGTCCGCGCCAGCCCGGATTCCTGCGCGGCTCCGCTTTGCCGCGTCCGGCCAGTGGTGTATAGGAGGATATTGATCGGCCTGCGCCCTCCATCAACGGGCGGCTGTGCCCATGAACGGCAAACAGGTTTCGCCGAGCGGGCATCTTCCGGACGCGAAATGCGCCCGGCGGGGCAGGAACGCCGTTCACCGAAAATGAGGTGCGCCTTTTCGCGGGATGTTGCTAAAAGCGGCCATGGACGGTCCACAACCCGCAAGGGACATTGTTTCAAACTCGTACGAGGAGGAGACGTCGCAATGAGTGATGAGAAAATCCAAAGCCTGAGCCACGAGTCCCGTATCTTCCAGCCCCCGGCGAACAAGAACGCCGCGGTGGGCAGCATGGATGAATACGAACGGATCTACAAACGTTCCATCGAGGACATGGAAGGATTCTGGGCCGAGCGCGCCGGGGAGCTTCTGACCTGGGACAAGCCCTGGGACAGCGTCCTGGACTGGAACTTCGACACTCCCGACATCAAATGGTTCTCCGGCGGCCACCTCAACGTGGCCTACAACTGCCTGGACCGCCACCTGGAAAACGGCCGCCGCAACAAGGCCGCCCTGATCTGGCAGGGGGAGAAGGACTCGGACGTCAAGGTCTACACCTACCAGATGCTCCATGACGAGGTCTGCAAATTCGCCAACGTGCTCAAGAAAAAGGGCATCAAAAAAGGCGACCGGGTTTCCATCTATCTGCCCATGATCCCGGAGCTGGCAGTGGCCATGCTCGCCTGCGCCCGCATCGGCGCGCCCCATTCCATCATTTTCGCGGGCTTTTCGGCCAACGCCCTGCGCGACCGCATCAACGACTGCGGCTCCAAGGTGCACATCACCGGAACGGGCGTGAACCGGGCGGGACGCAAGATTCCCCTGAAGCCGAACACCGACGAAGCGCTCAAGGAATGCCCGGACCTGGAACAGGTCATCGTGGTCAATTCCGCGGACGGCTACGAGGCTTCCATGGTCGAGGGACGCGACTCCTGGTGGCACGAGGAGATGGCCGCCGAGGACGTGCGCGGCGGCTGCCCCTGCGAGAGCATGGAAGCCGAGGATCCGTTGTTCATCCTCTACACCTCCGGCTCCACGGGCAAGCCCAAGGGCGTCTTCCACACCCAGGGCGGCTACCTGACCTACGCCGCGCACACCTGCCAGTGGGTCTTCGACCTCAAGGACGACGACGTGCACTGGTGCACCGCCGACATCGGCTGGGTCACGGGCCATTCCTACATCGTCTACGGGCCGCTCGCCCTGGGCGCGACCTCGCTGATGTTCGAAGGCGTTCCGACCTACCCGAACCCGGACCGCTTCTGGCAGATCTGCGAAAAATTCAAGGTCAACATCTTCTACACCGCGCCCACGGTCATCCGCGCGCTGATGCGCGAAGGAGAGCAGTGGACCACCAACCACGACCTCTCCAGCCTGCGCGTGCTCGGCACGGTGGGCGAGCCCATCAACCCGGAAGCCTGGATGTGGTATTACAACCAGATCGGCAAATCCAAGCTGCCCATCGTGGACACCTGGTGGCAGACCGAAACCGGCGGGCACGTCATCTCCGGCCTGCCCTACGCCACGCCCATGAAGCCCGGCGCCGCCTCTCGGCCGCTGCCCGGCATCGACGCGGCCATCGTGGACAAGGAAGGCAAGGAAGTCGGCCCCAACGAAGGCGGCTTCCTGGTCATCCGCAAACCCTGGCCCGGCATGCTCCGGGGCGTCTGGAACAATCCGGACCGCTTCAAGTCCACCTACTTCGCGGGCTTCCCCGGAACCTATGAATCCGGCGACGGCGCCCGGCGCGACGAAGACGGCTACTTCTGGATCATGGGCCGCGTGGACGACGTGATCAACGTTTCGGGCCACCGCCTGGGCACGGCGGAAATCGAATCCGCGCTCGTGGCGCACCCGGCCGTCTCGGAAGCGGCCGTCGTGGGCATGCCCCACGAGATCAAGGGCCAGTCCATCTACGCCTACGTCACGCTCAAGGGCGACGTGGACGAGTCGGACGAACTGAAGAAGGAACTGGTCAAATACGTGCGCAAGGAGATCGGACCGCTGGCATCGCCCGAGGTGCTCCAATTCGCTCCCGGCCTGCCCAAGACCCGCTCCGGCAAGATCATGCGCCGCATCCTGCGCAAGATCGCCGAGGGCGACACGTCCAACCTGGGCGACACCTCGACCCTGGCCGATCCGGGCGTGGTGCAGGATCTCATCGAGGGCAACGCGGACCTGATGCACCGCTAGACGGACCGCTGCGTACGAAGGGGACAAGGCCCCGCAACCGCGGGGCCATCATCACAACCCACAAGGGGGGATATTATGCAAGACAAAATGCGGCAGTACTGGAAGACGAACCTGAGGTACATGGTCGTTCTTCTCGCAATCTGGGCACTTGTCTCCTACGTATGCTCAATCCTGCTCGTCGAGCAGCTCAACGCATTTCATCTCGGAGGCTTCCCGCTGGGCTTCTGGTTCGCCCAGCAAGGTTCCATCTACGTATTCGTGGCGGAAATCTTCATCTACTACTTCTTGATGCAGCGCCTCGACCGCCGATTCGACGTTCACGAATAAGCGTGTAGGCACACACACGTCTCAAGCAAAAAGGAGCCTCCGATGAGCATACTTACCTGGACCTACATCATGGTCGGCGTGACCTTCGGGATCTATCTGACCATCGCCTGGCTCTCGCGGGTGAAAGACGCGAAGGGCTTTTACGTCGCGGGCGGCGGCGTCCCCGCCATCGCCAACGGACTGGCCACGGCCGCGGACTGGATGAGCGCCGCGTCGTTCATCTCCATGGCCGGAATGATTTCCTTCATGGGCTACAACGGCAGCGTCTATCTCATGGGCTGGACCGGCGGCTACGTGCTGCTCGCCCTGCTGCTCGCGCCCTATCTGCGCAAATTCGGCAAATTCACCGTGCCGGACTTCGTGGGCGACCGCTACTACTCCAACACGGCCCGCGTGGTCGCGCTCGTCTGCGCCATCTTCGTCTCCCTGACCTACGTGGCAGGCCAGATGCGCGGCGTGGGCGTGGTCTTCTCCCGCTTCCTGGAAGTGGACGTGAACACCGGCGTGCTCATCGGCATGGCCATCGTGTTCTTCTACGCGGCCCTGGGCGGCATGAAGGGCATCACCTGGACCCAGGTGGCGCAGTACTGCGTGCTCATCCTGGCCTTCCTCATCCCGGCGATTGCCATTTCCATGAAGGTCACGGGCTCGCCCATCCCGCAGATCGGCTTCGGCGGCAGCATCGCCGCAGGCCCGGACTCCGGCCAGCTCCTGCTCCAGAAGCTCGACGAGATCGGCGTGGCCCTCGGATTCGGCGGATACACCTCGCCCTTCGCAGGCCTGTCCATGCTCAACGTCTTCTGCATCACCATGGCGCTGATGGTCGGCACCGCGGGTCTGCCCCACGTGATCATCCGCTTCTACACCGTGCCCAGCGTCCGCGCCGCCCGTCTTTCCGCGGGCTACGCCCTGCTGTTCATCGCCATCCTCTACACCACGGCCCCGGCCGTCGCCAGCTTCGCGCGCTACAACATGATCCAGACCCTGGCGGAGGTGGACTACAAGGCCGACTCGCCCTCTCCGCTGCCGACTTGGTTCCAGAACTGGTCGCCCACGGGCCTCGTGGCCTGGGTGGACAAGAACGATGACGGCAAGGTCCAGTTCTACGGCCCCGGCAAGGGCGGCGGCGCAGCCATCGAAGGCAAGCCCGAATTGGTCGCCGACAAGACCAACAAGTACGGCATGGCCCAAATATCCAACACGCTCACGGACAACGCCAACGAGCTTTACGTGGACCGCGACATCATCGTGCTGGCCAACCCCGAAATCGCCATGCTCCCGGCCTGGGTCATCGCCCTGGTGGCGGCGGGCGGACTCGCCGCGGCCCTGTCCACGGCTTCCGGACTGCTTCTGGTCATCGCCTCGGCCATCTCCCACGACCTCTACTTCCGGATCATCAACCGCCAGGCCTCGGAAAAGCAGCGCCTGCTGGTGGGCCGGATCATGATCGGCGTGGCCGTCTGCATCGCGGGCTACTTCGGCATCAACCCGCCGGGCTTCGTGGCCCAGGTGGTGGCCCTGGCCTTCGGACTCGGCGCGGCCTCCTTCTTCCCGATCATCGTGCTCGGCATCTTCTGGAAGCGGACCACGCGGGAAGGCGCCATCGCGGGCATGATCGCGGGCATCGGCTTCACCATGCTCTACATCATCCAGTGTACCCCGGCCTTCATGGGCATGAAGCCCTGGCTTCTGGACATCCAGTCCACGGGCATCGGCACGGTGGGCATGCTCATCAACTTCGCCGTGACGGTGGGCGTTTCGCTGGTCACCCCGGCGCCGCCCCAGGAAATCCAGGACATGGTCGAAAGCGTGCGCATCCCCCGCGGGGCGGGAGCGGCCACGGATCACTAGAACTCACCCAGGGAAGCCCGCAAGGGCTTCCCTTTTTTTTCCAGCCCGGGCTATCCGGGAATATGGGTCGAAGCCCGGACCGAACAAACGACCAGGGGAAGAACATGGCCACTCTGCCTGGGGAAAACCCTTCCGTCGTCATCGACTTTCTGCAACGCACCCTGCCCTTCAGCCAGCTGAAACGAAGCGACCTTGCCGCGCTGGCCCGGCACTGCACGGTGGACTTCCACCCCTCCGGCAAGAAGCTGCTCATCCAGGGCGTCACCCGCGTCCGCGAGCTGCTCGTGGTCCAGAAAGGCGGGGTCAAGCTGACCCTGCGCGACGCGGAAGGCCAGGAAACCCTGCTCGACTATCGCGGCGAAGGCGGCTGCGTCGGCGAACTGGCCCTGATCCAGGACCGCCCGGCCCAGGTGGACGCCTCCACCGTGGAAGACACTTTTTTCCTCGTCATCGACGGCGCGGCCTTTCTCGCCCTGCTCAAGACCCAGCCCCTGGTGGCGGAATTCTTCCTGCGTGAATTTTCCGAGAACTACCTGCCCCGCGTTTTCGCGGAAATGCGCGGCCGCCATGCGTCCCTGACCTGCGACAGCGGCCTCTACCTGTTCAGCGCCCGCGTGGGCGAAATGATCGGCCGGGGACTCGTAAGCACGGATTACGGCGAATCCATCCAGATGGCCGCCTGGAAAATGTCCAAGCACAGCGTGGGCTCGCTGCTCGTGCGCGAACCTTCGGGCGAGGTCGCGGGCATCGTCACGGACAAGGATCTGCGCAAGGCCGTGGCCCTGGGCATGGACTACTCCGCCCCCATAGAGACGATCATGTCCACGCCCGTGGCCACCGTGGACGAGGGCGAGGTCTGCTTCGACGCCCTGCTGAAGATGATGACCCGGCAGATTCACCACCTCGCCGTGACGCGACAGGGCGTTGTCGCCGGGGTGGTCACGTCCCACGACATCATGGTCCTGCAAGGCAAGTCGCCCATGGCGCTCTTCCGCGACATCCAGGCCCAGGAACATCCCGAAGGCCTGCACCCCCTGAGCGCCAAGGTGCCCCAGGTGCTGCGCACCCTCGTGGAGGAAGGCGCCCGCGCCGGGCACATCACCAGGATGATCACGGTCATCAACGACCTGATCCTTGAAAAGCTGCTCAAGCTGCTGCTCAAGGAAATGGGGCCGCCGCCCGCGCCCTTCTGCTGGCTGCTCATGGGCAGCGAGGGCAGGCGGGAGCAAACCATCGCCACGGATCAAGACAATGCCCTGATCTACAAGGATCTCGGCGACGACATCCTGATGCGCGCAGCGAACATCTACTTCACTGCCTTTTGCGAACGCGCCATCAACCATCTGGTGCTCTGCGGCTATCCACCCTGCCAGGGCGGCATCATGGCTTCGAACCCGAAATGGCGGCAACCCTACGCTGTCTGGCGCGACCATTTCGAACGCTGGATCATGGTTCCCGAGCCCAAGGAGGTGCTCAACGCCACGATCTTCTTCGACTTCCGCCCCGCATTCGGCAACGAGGAATTCGCCGAGGAACTGCGCCGCCACATCGCCCGCCACGCCCCGCGCCAGGAGGTCTTCCTGCGCCACCTGGCGGCGGACTGCCTGAACACGCGCCCGCCCCTCTCCTTCTTCCGCAACTTCGTGGTGGAAAAAAGCGGCGAGCACAAAAACCGGCTCGACATCAAGCGGCGCGGCCTGGTGCCCTTCGTGGACTTTGCGCGCGTCCTGGCGCTCAAGCACGGCATCAAGGAAACCAACACGCTGGGTCGGCTGCGCCAGCTTCAGGAAGGCGGCCACATTCCGGACGAACTGCACAAGGACGCCGCCGAAGCCTTTGAATTTCTGCTACAGCTCCGGCTCGTGCACCAGCTCGGCCAGGTCGAGGAAGGCCGCCAGCCCGACAACCACATTGCGCCTTCCGAGCTTTCGGAGCTGGAACGACAGACCCTCAAGGAGTCCTTCGGCGTCATCGGCAGGCTGCAATCCTTTCTGCGCGACATGTTTCGGCTGAACATCGTCTAGGAGCGGCGCATGCCTGGGAAACCGCCTCGAAAATCACTCTCCGCAAGGCTGACGGCACTGCCCCGGACGGCGCTCATGGCTCTTTTCGGGCCTCTTCTCGGCCCCTTCCTGGATCTGAGCGACAAGGCCAGCCTGGAATCGCTGGAGGAAAGCCGACGCATCTTCCGCCGACTGGACCAGGACCGGCTCCTGGAGGAATACGAATTCGTCGTGGTGGACACGGAATTGACCGGCCTCTCGCTGCGCAACGATGAAATCGTGTCCATCGGCGCCGTGGTCATCCGCGAAATGCGCATCCAGCCTGAAGAAACATATTTCACGCTCATCCGGCCGGACATGGACCTTCCCAAACTGTCCACCCTGATCCACCAGATCACGCCGGGGGAAGTGGCCGACGCCCCCACGCTGGAAGAGGCCCTGCCCGAATTCGTGGAGTTCTGCAAAGGCAGGCTCATCGTGGGCCATCACGTGGGCCTGGACATCAGTTTTCTCAACCGCGCCCTGCGCAGGATCTACGGCGCGGGACTGAACTCGCCCTGCCTCGACACCATGCGGCTGGCGCAGGCATACGAGGAAGCGCTCTGGGAAGGCTTCTACGACCAGTTCAACATGAAGGTATCCTACCATCTGCCGGACCTGGCCGAAGCCTTCGGCCTGCCTGCGTTCAAGGCGCATCATGCCCTTTCGGACGCATTTCAGACCGCCTATCTCTTCCTTTTTCTGGCCCGCAAGCTTACAAAGGGCAATATCCGCACGCTCAAAGACCTGCACGCCGCGGCCAAGCCGCGCCGCTTTCTCTAACAAGGGGACCGCCATGAAAATCTACTTCGTCCTGCTCTGCGTTCTTTTTGCCTCCAGCAGCTTCCTGCGGCTCTGGAACATCTGGCTCGGCGCGCCCGCCGTGCTCGTGGTCTCCCACCTTGCGGACGTGATTCTCTTCGCCCTTTGCCTGCGCGTCTGCTACGGCGCGGCCTGGAACCGCCGCTTCTTCGAGCCGCCCCAGGTGCGCATGATCTACTGGGGCACCATGCTCCTGGGGCTGGTTTCCGTTCTTCTGCGCGGCCTGGGTCCGCAGGCCGGCCTGCCCTTCGAGGCGGCGGCCCTGCCCGATCTGCTGCTCTGGTTCCTTTCCTACGCCCTCTTTGCCGCGCCCGCCGTGCTGCTCGACTACAGCCTGCGCAAGGGCGGAAACGACTGCCGAGGATAGGGAACGCCGCCGAGCCGGGCGCCTGCGCAGTCGGACGGTTGACAGGAGGGAGACGAGCCCCTATCTCTAACCTCCTTACGAAAAACAAGGAGACCTTTCATGGCCTACGACATTCGACTCGCAAAATTGGTGACCGGCGACCTGGTCGTCGGCAAATGGGACGCGGACGGAGACAAGATCACCGATCCCGCCCTCTTGCAGACCGTCCCCACCCAGCAGGGCGTCCAGATGATGCTTCTGCCTTTCGGCTATCCTTTCGAGAACGACATGACCGGCGAAGTTTCCACCAAGCACGTCATGTACGAATACAAGACCTTCCCGGAAGAGCTGAAGACCCGCTACCTCGAAGCCAGCAGCAACCTGACCCTTTCCACGCCCGGCGACCTGCGCAACCTCGAAAAACTGGTCACACCCGGCAGCGGCGACATTTCCAGCCTGCTCAAAAAATAAGGGAACCCTCCCGAAATCCATGGGGACGGCAGGCCGGAGCCGAATCGGAACGGCCCGCACGTCCCCTTTTTTATTATTATGAAAGAACTGCTGCCCCTGCTTCCCAAGCCCAGCCGCTACCTCGGCTCCGAATGGGGAACGATCCGCAAGACGCCCGACCAGACGCGCGTGCGGGCCGCCCTCGCCTTTCCCGACCTCTATGAGGTGGGCATGTCCTACATGGGGCAGCGCATCCTGTACGAAGCGGTGAACCGCTGCGAGGGACTCGCGGCCGAACGGGTCTATTCGCCCTGCCGCGAGGCGGCCGCCGTCCTGCGGGAGCATGCCGCGCCCCTGGCCACCATGGAGAGCGACATCCCCCTCGGCGAACTGGACGCGGTGGCTTTCAGCCTGACGCACGAGCTGTGCTA encodes:
- a CDS encoding putative nucleotidyltransferase substrate binding domain-containing protein — translated: MATLPGENPSVVIDFLQRTLPFSQLKRSDLAALARHCTVDFHPSGKKLLIQGVTRVRELLVVQKGGVKLTLRDAEGQETLLDYRGEGGCVGELALIQDRPAQVDASTVEDTFFLVIDGAAFLALLKTQPLVAEFFLREFSENYLPRVFAEMRGRHASLTCDSGLYLFSARVGEMIGRGLVSTDYGESIQMAAWKMSKHSVGSLLVREPSGEVAGIVTDKDLRKAVALGMDYSAPIETIMSTPVATVDEGEVCFDALLKMMTRQIHHLAVTRQGVVAGVVTSHDIMVLQGKSPMALFRDIQAQEHPEGLHPLSAKVPQVLRTLVEEGARAGHITRMITVINDLILEKLLKLLLKEMGPPPAPFCWLLMGSEGRREQTIATDQDNALIYKDLGDDILMRAANIYFTAFCERAINHLVLCGYPPCQGGIMASNPKWRQPYAVWRDHFERWIMVPEPKEVLNATIFFDFRPAFGNEEFAEELRRHIARHAPRQEVFLRHLAADCLNTRPPLSFFRNFVVEKSGEHKNRLDIKRRGLVPFVDFARVLALKHGIKETNTLGRLRQLQEGGHIPDELHKDAAEAFEFLLQLRLVHQLGQVEEGRQPDNHIAPSELSELERQTLKESFGVIGRLQSFLRDMFRLNIV
- the acs gene encoding acetate--CoA ligase produces the protein MSDEKIQSLSHESRIFQPPANKNAAVGSMDEYERIYKRSIEDMEGFWAERAGELLTWDKPWDSVLDWNFDTPDIKWFSGGHLNVAYNCLDRHLENGRRNKAALIWQGEKDSDVKVYTYQMLHDEVCKFANVLKKKGIKKGDRVSIYLPMIPELAVAMLACARIGAPHSIIFAGFSANALRDRINDCGSKVHITGTGVNRAGRKIPLKPNTDEALKECPDLEQVIVVNSADGYEASMVEGRDSWWHEEMAAEDVRGGCPCESMEAEDPLFILYTSGSTGKPKGVFHTQGGYLTYAAHTCQWVFDLKDDDVHWCTADIGWVTGHSYIVYGPLALGATSLMFEGVPTYPNPDRFWQICEKFKVNIFYTAPTVIRALMREGEQWTTNHDLSSLRVLGTVGEPINPEAWMWYYNQIGKSKLPIVDTWWQTETGGHVISGLPYATPMKPGAASRPLPGIDAAIVDKEGKEVGPNEGGFLVIRKPWPGMLRGVWNNPDRFKSTYFAGFPGTYESGDGARRDEDGYFWIMGRVDDVINVSGHRLGTAEIESALVAHPAVSEAAVVGMPHEIKGQSIYAYVTLKGDVDESDELKKELVKYVRKEIGPLASPEVLQFAPGLPKTRSGKIMRRILRKIAEGDTSNLGDTSTLADPGVVQDLIEGNADLMHR
- a CDS encoding glycosyltransferase family 9 protein; protein product: MKILILNLTRFGDLIQTQPVISGFAAAGCRVGLLCLDNFSSAAALLRGVEWVAAFPGSRLLAALDRDWREAVHGFADIRREVADVFGPDLIVNLTPSLPARLLARSLALDLGPGSVRGFGVDEHGFNADTSSWSAFLQLASGNRGASPFNVVDLFRRAAGLRHEDASPDLRLPGSDTEDEESGLLAEAEALLSEALPDGAELSGWLGVQLGASEERRRWPVSRFVEAARLFALQEGLVPVLLGTEAEAALGQRFLAEYDGPAVNLMGRTSLPLLGAVLTRLDLLLTNDTGTMHLAAGLGTPVAAVFLATAQPFDTGPYREGSLCFEPDLDCHPCAFGAACPNDHRCRWAVRAEAVHGFVAGTATGEARDNAGTRAWRSVRGADGLMDFVSLSGHASCDRTRWIALQRRYYRRLFDGEPLEGVEEAHGLSPERAERLRGILGEARELLFLLERQAEVLAAHPMQAMKNKFLATWQRLRGVLEADPDLEVVGLLWGFESQAQGDRLDSIVALAGRYRSLMEALLRALQ
- a CDS encoding DUF4212 domain-containing protein: MQDKMRQYWKTNLRYMVVLLAIWALVSYVCSILLVEQLNAFHLGGFPLGFWFAQQGSIYVFVAEIFIYYFLMQRLDRRFDVHE
- a CDS encoding 3'-5' exonuclease, which codes for MALFGPLLGPFLDLSDKASLESLEESRRIFRRLDQDRLLEEYEFVVVDTELTGLSLRNDEIVSIGAVVIREMRIQPEETYFTLIRPDMDLPKLSTLIHQITPGEVADAPTLEEALPEFVEFCKGRLIVGHHVGLDISFLNRALRRIYGAGLNSPCLDTMRLAQAYEEALWEGFYDQFNMKVSYHLPDLAEAFGLPAFKAHHALSDAFQTAYLFLFLARKLTKGNIRTLKDLHAAAKPRRFL
- a CDS encoding sodium:solute symporter family protein, whose amino-acid sequence is MSILTWTYIMVGVTFGIYLTIAWLSRVKDAKGFYVAGGGVPAIANGLATAADWMSAASFISMAGMISFMGYNGSVYLMGWTGGYVLLALLLAPYLRKFGKFTVPDFVGDRYYSNTARVVALVCAIFVSLTYVAGQMRGVGVVFSRFLEVDVNTGVLIGMAIVFFYAALGGMKGITWTQVAQYCVLILAFLIPAIAISMKVTGSPIPQIGFGGSIAAGPDSGQLLLQKLDEIGVALGFGGYTSPFAGLSMLNVFCITMALMVGTAGLPHVIIRFYTVPSVRAARLSAGYALLFIAILYTTAPAVASFARYNMIQTLAEVDYKADSPSPLPTWFQNWSPTGLVAWVDKNDDGKVQFYGPGKGGGAAIEGKPELVADKTNKYGMAQISNTLTDNANELYVDRDIIVLANPEIAMLPAWVIALVAAGGLAAALSTASGLLLVIASAISHDLYFRIINRQASEKQRLLVGRIMIGVAVCIAGYFGINPPGFVAQVVALAFGLGAASFFPIIVLGIFWKRTTREGAIAGMIAGIGFTMLYIIQCTPAFMGMKPWLLDIQSTGIGTVGMLINFAVTVGVSLVTPAPPQEIQDMVESVRIPRGAGAATDH